The following proteins come from a genomic window of Pseudomonadota bacterium:
- the bioD gene encoding dethiobiotin synthase, with the protein MRALFITGTDTGVGKTVISAGLSAFLSLRKRMDVGVMKPFESGLSKRNKDLLPWDAICLREASGSSDDLDNISPYTFEAPLAPEVASMLEHVKIDIEIIDGIYKNILKNHDIVIIEGAGGVLVPIKKGFFFADLIKRWDAPTIVVSRLGLGTINHTLLTCNCLQSIGISVVGVILNDTDGTGNLAAKTNPEVLRRYLNVPILGIFPYTKDLLKGSMDRELLADTFFRHIDTEAILSRAS; encoded by the coding sequence GTGAGAGCACTTTTCATAACCGGAACCGATACCGGGGTTGGTAAGACCGTTATATCGGCCGGGTTGTCAGCATTTTTGTCTCTTAGAAAAAGGATGGATGTTGGTGTCATGAAGCCTTTTGAGAGCGGGCTTTCAAAAAGGAATAAAGACCTGCTTCCATGGGATGCGATATGTTTAAGAGAGGCATCAGGTAGTAGTGACGACCTTGATAATATAAGCCCCTATACCTTCGAAGCCCCCCTTGCACCTGAGGTTGCTTCAATGCTTGAGCATGTCAAGATAGACATAGAAATCATTGATGGGATTTACAAAAATATTCTGAAAAATCATGACATTGTAATTATAGAAGGGGCAGGTGGTGTTCTTGTGCCGATAAAAAAAGGATTTTTTTTCGCCGACCTGATAAAAAGGTGGGATGCGCCAACCATAGTAGTATCAAGGCTGGGTTTAGGCACGATAAATCATACCCTTTTAACCTGTAACTGTTTACAGTCTATAGGGATAAGTGTTGTTGGGGTGATTTTGAACGATACTGACGGAACGGGCAATTTAGCGGCAAAAACGAATCCTGAAGTTTTAAGAAGGTATCTGAATGTTCCAATCCTTGGTATTTTCCCTTATACAAAGGATTTATTGAAGGGGAGCATGGATAGAGAGCTTCTTGCTGATACCTTTTTTAGGCATATTGACACAGAGGCTATACTCAGTAGAGCTTCTTAG